A segment of the Capra hircus breed San Clemente chromosome 19, ASM170441v1, whole genome shotgun sequence genome:
TCTCTCAGCTTCCTCCACCCTCCTTCCCTGGTTCTTTTGTATGGAGCCAGGAGGGCTGCCTGGAGAAGGCAGGCTGCCCCAAAGTCAGGGCTACCTTGGACCGGTACCACTCCTCCGCCTCTTGCATGTTGCTGGACGCCACTGCCTCATACTGTGTGCGGATCTCTCTCAGGGCCGCTGTGAGATCAGGCTTGGCCACATCCATCTCCACGTGGACCTGCTGCTGGGCCAGCTGCTCCTGTAGCTCCCGCACCTCCTGGCCAGGGTGAGAGAAGGGTTCCCAGGCCTCAGGGACCAGCTGCAACTGGGGCTTCCCCCTAGCATCATGCCCTCTTCCTTGGACACGGATGTTGGCTAGGGGAGATGGGATGCTCCTAGTTGGAGGAAATGGCGTTGTCCAGGATAAGGGAAGAAGCAGGTTAGTTTGGGGGCCCCGGGATGTCCTCCTCCTAGGCCCGGAAGTCAGGAGCACTGGAAGCATGTCTGTGTTCTCATGAAAGAATGTCTGAGTCCTGTGGTGTGGATGTCCTTATGGGTTCCTGGGTTCCCTGAGTCCATGGATTCTGAATCTATTATCTGAAGTCAGAGCTCAgcggggtctttttttttttttttaatgtatggctGTCATTTCAATGGAAACAGATGGCAGAGGGAGTGAAGTCGTAGAGACCAACTATGTGACCTTAGCACATTCTTtagcctctctgggcttcagggtTCTCCTCTGTGAAAAGGAGATAACACTGGAACCATCCCTATCTCACAGGGCTGTAGTGAAGAAGAATGAGGCAACCGGGCCCACTTTAAGTGGAGGGTGTGTCTGGGTGCATTCTACTAGGGGCTGGGGGTGCTCTCTTATCTGTCTCTAGCTCTGCCTCCCTCagtctttctctgcctctctttctctgtctctctctcgttttctttctctgtcagtgtgtccctttctctctctgaatatctgtctctgtctccccatctctttccctcaGTTCCAGTCTCTGTGTTggccttttttcccctccttcccgATCTTACCTCCTCATGGATCTTCCTCAAGAACcggatttcctcctccagagactcAATCTTCCTCTCCAGATCCAGACGGGCCAGGGTGGCTTCATCTGCTTCCTGGAGCAGGGCGGGGCAAAGGGCCACTCTGACCCCAGACTCATCCTCTCTGCTCCCTAGTCTAATCTGATCTCTCCTTTTGCggctggtggggggcagggagagcaCGTTGCTCTGGAGGGTTGGGCTTAGGGACTGTGTTTGGGCGGGCTGCCATCAACATTTTCCCCCTCCCTGATCCTTCCCCACCACCCTGACCTGTCGATAGGCAGCCAGGTTGTTCTCAGCCTCCAGCCTCTGGTTGGTTTCATCCTGGAGCCTGAGGTAGGGAGATACACTCCTGGGTCTGGGCTCTTCTGACGACTATGGGGACCCCTCCCCTGATCCCTCTGCCAGAGAGATACTCCCCCACCCTCAGGAGCAGTGGAGCAGAAGGAGGAGTGAGGGGCGGAAGGATTCTAGACAGAGCCTTGGCCAGAAGGGTGAGCAGACAAGAGCCTGCGCTTTAAGTCATTACCAAGGTGCCTTATCAGGGTTGCTGCACCTGCTCCTGCTCACACAGGCGCTTCCACCAACCTATACTCACTCctgccatacacacacacacacacacccacccacacacaccccacacacgtCTTCTCGCACTTGAAGTCACACACGCATACTCTGCCAGCTTGGCAAGGACCATGCCCCTGGCATTTCCTCTGACCTTCGGAAATGGGTTTATTAAGATCTCCACTTTACAGCTGTGCTAGCTGAAGCACCTTGACTAGGGTCGTAAGCTGGGGACAGGCAGAGTCACCTGTGTTCTGAAGCCAGGCTTACCTGCTGTCTCCCTATGGCCTGTACCCCAGCCCAGTCCTCCTGGTGCACCCCCATATTCCCCTCCAGTTCCTCCTCTAGACAGAGCTAAGAATAAGTGTATTCTCTGTGCACAGTCGCAAGGCCCcgcagtgaataaaacagagaGCCTGCCCGCTAGGGTCCCCGACTGTCCGCTTTCCTCAGCAGGAAGGTGCTGACGGTACAGCGGCTCCCTGGAAGAAGGATTTTGGGAATCAGATCCCCGGAAATCAGATTCTGGGCCTCGTCCCAGGCCCTCCATCATCTGGAAACAAGGATCGCCAGGCCCTCCATCATCTGGAAACAAGGATCGCCCTCCCTCCTAAAGGCGGGAACCGGGGACAGGAAGGCAGAGCCCCGCCTGAGACCTGCAGGCGCCCCTTCCCGGGACTCAGTCCTCCCGGTTCAGGAGGCCCCTCTGCGGCTCCCCTCCTCACTTCTGCCTCAGGGTGCCCAGGTCCTGTGCCAGGTTGTCCCTCTCCACCTCGAGCCGGGCGCTGTTGGCGGTGAGTTGATCGAGCCGTAGGCGCAGCTCGCGCAGCTCTGCCTGGTAGACGTCGGCCAGCTTGGTGGGCTCCTTGGCCCGCAGCTGGTTGAGCTCGGCAGCCAGCGCCTTGTTCTGCTGCTCCAGGAAGCGCACCTTCTCAATGTAGCTGGCGAAGCGGTCATTGAGCTCCATCATCTCTGCCCTCTCGCTGGCCCGGGTCTCCTTGAAGCCGGAGTTGAGTGCCCCGGCCAGGGAGAAGTCCACCCGGGCCGGGAGTGGAGGCGGCATTCGAGCCAGGGACAGGCGGGTGCCGGGACCCAGGCGGCGTCCCCCCACCACAATCTCCGAGGAGGAGACATAGGAGCGGCGAGCCGCTGAGGTGACCCGTCTCCTCTCCATCCTGGCCTCGCTCTGCCCGCTCCTGAGATGTGCAGGCTTTAAGGAGGAGGGGACCAGCCTGGCACGGCCCAGGCTGCCCCTGGCAACGCCCCCTGGCATAGCCCGAGGGGGTGGTGCTGGGCCACAGCCCAGCCACAGGGAGAGCGCCTCTCACCCCACCGAGGCCACTGTGCCCCGAGGCAGGGCCACCAGAGCATGCCAGCCTCTGTCTGGCTCCAGACAGAGCTGCTAGTGGGCAGTTCCTGGGGCCGATGCTGTGTCTGAAACTCTGACCACTGAGCAAGCAGACTCTTTCTCTGGGACGGTGGGTCAGGGAAGGGCTGGACCAGATGACCCCTGACCCGTCTTCTAACTCTTAGATCCATGACCCAGGCCCTCCAGCATTCTCCTTCCAGTGCCTGATAGATGTTGGGAACTTGAATAAACCTGTTCCCTACTCTCAAGAAACAGCCTGTGTTAGATTTCCTGACAGCCTCAGTCCCAGCATGTTCCTGCCATCCTCCCCTCTGAGTGCAGGCATCTGCATTCCTGCTGTCTCCCCATCCTCTGGAGTTTTGGGGCTGTGGGCTGGAATTAGAACCAACCTTTTGTCTGGAGGGTCAATCGAGGCCTCTATCTAGCAGTGGGGGGATAATGGAAGGAATGTGGGGCTCCTGATAGGGCCAGAGGGGGCAGGTGCTGCACTCCcaggcgcccccccccccccactcctgGGGCCACCCTGAAGCTCCGGGCTCAGCCTCACTGGGTTCACCCGAGCTTCCCTGCAACCCCTCCCAGAGCCCAGGCCTTGACAGCTCCACAAAGCACTTATGAATGAGCTGGCTGTCCCAACTCCCATCTTTGTCCCTGTAACATCCCATTTCCCTGGCCCCCTCTCACCTCACTCTCACAGTGGAGATTTATCTCCTTCAAGTTCCCACACAAGTTCCCAGGCTGAAAGGCTGGGAAAGGTTTCTGGGGATGAGTGGGTTTGGGTACTGAGGAGCCAGTGGTTCTGAACTGGGAACCCGGGTCCAGTGCCCTGTGGGCCCTTGAGATTTCAGATCCATCCACCCCTTCTATCTGGCTGCCTGGTGGTCCACCCAGGCCCTCAGCCATCTGTGCCCCTGGACTTCTGGGAAGCAGGCAGCCTTCCTCTCCTGCACCACCCCCTCTTGCTGCCCACTGCCCATGCCTGGGGCTCCGATCCCTTTTCCCGGGCGCTTGCTGAATGAAGCCTTGTTCTCCACCACTGGTGAGGGCGTCGCTCAGCGAGGGCAGCCCCTGCGGGGGGCTGTGCTGTTTTCATCCCAAGATGCCAGCCCGTTGGGTGGGGCGCAGCCCAAGCCCCTTGCTCAAAGAGCTTCTCGGAAAGCATTTGAGGGGAGCTGGGGTGCTGCGGGGAGCGGGCTCTGTGCCCACCCTGACCATTGTGTCTGTGCCAAGGTGAGTCATTCAGTGGGCACCAGGAAAGGCCCTGGGGGGTGGCCCAGCAGTGCCAGGGCTCCAGCACTGCAGACAAGGCCTGACTGCTAGTCCCCTCCGTTGCTCTCAGAGCCAGCTCAGCCCCTGAGCCCCTGTCCCAGCAATACCCCTTCTTCCACACCAGGGGAGGTGCTCTTCATTTGGGCATGTTTTACAGGCTGCTTGACGAGATTTCCCTGTTAGTCTCAGGCAAAGAGAGGAGATGAGCACCACTCCtaatttttttttggaggggtgcTATGCCTCGTAGCATCTGccatctcagttccccaaccagggatcgaaccagcattccctgccttggaagcgcagtcttaaccactggaccaccagggacttccTAATTGTTTAGCGGAGTCTGCTGCTGGGCCTGAGCAGTATCACGGGGAGGGGAACCATGAGAAGGGGGCACCCAGTGACTTGATCCTGTTGTGGTTTGGGGAGCTGAggaaggatgggggtggggagtgaccTTAGAGGAAGAACAAGGCTGGGGACAAGCCCTTGTCCAACTCCTCTCTGTGGCTTGGAGTGGCTGCTCTTCCAGCTTGCCAGGCAAGTCACAGTGTATCCTTCTCTCTTTGTCCAAGTGAAATCTAGTTGAAATGAGTACAGAGCAGTCCTGGAGGGACAAGCTGTAATAGAGCAGAAAGGGCTTGTCAGGAACGCTCAGTAAACTGTTTTTGTGAAACACAGGCTTGtttcagcagcagcaggtgaggtCCCCTCTTCACCCGCTTCAGTCACCTCACTGGGCCCCTGTCACCCGCCTGCATCCTCTCCCTCTATCTTCAACCCCTATCTCTCCTTCAAACACATCCCTACACTCAGCCCTTATCTATGTGATGTTCACACACAGAAGCAAAGAGGTGGTGGACAGATTTGGCCATGGTCGTTTGTCAAaacttcattactttttatgtACATGCAttgtagaaaaatcagaaaatacagaTAAGCAGAATAAAAAAATTAGCCATCACTTTGCCACCTGGAgatataaacagattttttttctacatgtataaattcattttttaaaagtaggctCATGCTGTacaaattattttgtaatttgcttttttttccctcgaCAATATgttgtgaacatcttttcatatccataaatatttatctCCATCATCATTTTAACAGTTGCATGGTTTTCCACCATGTGCATGAATGTGTgtgactgctaagtcgcttcagccgtgtctgactctttgtgaccctatagactatatagcccgccaggctcctcagtccacgggattctccaggcaagtatactggagtgggtagccattcccttctccaggggatctccccaagccagggatcaaacccaggcctgtctcctgaattgcaggcagattctttactatctgagccaccagggaagcccgtgcatGGTGGTAACCAGGCCCTATTGTTGCACAgttctgtcctctctctctcattgTTCTAGATTACACTGTGATGCACATTTGCTCCAGGTAGACATAGCTCCCAGCCTCTACCTCTACTCGCCTCCTCCCTGTCTGGCTGAAGCCCCATTCTCCATGGCACCTCCTCTCCTGCTTCCCTAATCTTTGGAAGACTCGTTATCCAAAGCCTCAGGCCAGTCCCTGGATGGCCTTCTGGACTGGACAGCAGAACGCTGCTGGCTCTGGGAAGAGGATGCCTGGACACCCATCCCCACAGCTTTCAGCCAAACCAGGTCTTATTTCAAGCTGAGCTGGGGACAATTCAAGCTGCGTTGGGAACAAGATGACCTTTCACTTGCTATGCCCATCCTCTACATCAGAATCTTCCAGGATGACCTCCTGTCTATAGCCCAAGTACCTTCCGGGACAGATCGACCCTCCACCCACACAAAAGGTGCCCAGCATGTTCCAAATTTGCCAGCCTCCAATTCAAGGCGCCCTTTTGTCCCTCGACTCTGCCCACTGACTCCCTGCTGCTCTCCCAGTGCCTGACACAGCATAGGGGTTGGCAAGCATAAGTGGGATGGAGGGAACATGGGTCTCTGGCCAACCCCTTGCCAGAGTCCATGCACTCCGGGACTCATCCTTGAGGAAGGGAACTGAGTGACCACTAGATGGCAGTGCTGAGCTGCCCAGATCTGAGCGGCCTGGTGGCCATAGCCctttggaggcaggaagaaagcTGGTCTCAGGCTTTCTAAAACCCCAAAGTGCATCAGGCTTTCTAAAACCTCTAAAAGAGGGTCACTAGAATTGCCTCTGACTGCTATGGCAGCGCCCTCTAGGGGAGAGAGCAAGGCCATTCAATAGCTGTATGATTGCGGATGACTCAGGAGCCTTCTTTGAGTCTCCATTTCCACATCTGTATGATGAGGTCTAGACAAACTTATTCCAACGTAGTTGTAAGAATAACTATCAGTGAAAGCCAGACACAGCAGGTGCTTGACAAATCCTAGCTTCTGTTTAATAACACCTACCAGGGGCTtcctggtaaagaactcacctgccaatccctgggttgggaagatcccttggaggaggaaatggcaacccattccatagtcttgcctggaaaattccatggacagaggagcccggaaggctacagtccatagggttgcaaagagtcagacacgactgagtgacttggcaCGCGTGCACCAAGTGCTTTACCTGTTTCTGTGTTAGCACATCTCTGATGGGGTGGGCCTGGACGGCTGGGAGCTGGGTCTTCCAGGGGAGCTGCCATGTCCTGTCGACTCCATTGGGGTTGGGGCAGGGACAGCATGTGGGCAGGGGCACCCCACAAAGGGCAGTGTGGGAGGAGGTGGCAGCCAGTGAAGAGAAGGTGGGAGTCAGCACTCTTCACTCCAGACCACTAGTTGTTTATAGCTTTGGGTCTCCCAGGGAACATGTGAGAGTTAGGTCCCACTGTCCTAGTGGAGACTGAATAGAAGCTGTTTCCCACCCTGCTTTCTCATCTCCCTGACTCCCCCAGTGGGCTCTATCCTTCCTTCTTTGCCCTTTCCCAGACCTTGTGGACTTGAGACCCACAGTTCCATTGGCTTGAGAACCTCTTGGTGTGTCAACATCTCCCATGGGGATGGATCTCTTCTACACTTGAACCTGAGGCTTCCCAAGGACAAGGCCCCCAGTAGATGGGGTCTTCCCAGTGCTATGTCTATGTCGTCATCAGACTGGGATGCATCTAAGGGTAGAGTTGGTCTCCCACTTCAGACTCAGGCAACCACAGACAGAAGCCGCCTCTTTCCTTGGGTGGGAGCCATCTGATCAGAGGATCCATGGTTCACTGTCAGCTGGGAGCTTCTGAGGACAGGCGACATCCTTCTGTTGGAGGACGGCTGCCTTGGGCCAGGGATGGTTCCTTCTCCCATCCTGAGCCTGTGCCCAGCCTCACCCTGCAGGTTAGAAGCATCCAACTCTTGTGGCTAACTCCGAACACCTagtctccttccccttctcttctccggTCCCTCAGCCTTTCGGAGGCATCAGCTCATTCACCTTCACAGACCCAGGGGGCAGGCTGCTGCTTTGGGGTCAATAAGTTTGGGCCCTTCTCTGCCCCCATCTCCCCACCCAGCCAGGGCCTGCTCCagcctgccccccacctcccaggctCTAACTCTGAGACCAGCTGTTTAATTGCTTTCTTTGATCTGCTCTGCGCCACGCTCCCTTCCATCTTCCTGGCTGACTGCGTCCCTTTGAAAGAGTAAGAGGTGGAGACCAGATGTGTccctggagggaggagagggctggCGGGCAGCGTGTTATTTCCAATCCAGTGGTCTTCCAAATGGACAGGATGAGCTAGGAGGGCAGCACTGCAGGCAAGCTGGGGAGAGCCCCAGGATGAGCTGGAAGATACAGCCATGGTCTCCAGGTTCCTGGGCATGACTGGTTCCTTCCTCCCCGCTCCCCGCAACAAACTCCATCCCAAGGCCTCCTGGTTCCTAGTCACCAAAAAAAcatggagaaggggaagacagccAGGACCTAGATTCTATCTGGGAACCAGGATCCCCCAAACTTAGCCTAAGAACCGAAGGAACATTCTGGGAGTCTTGAA
Coding sequences within it:
- the GFAP gene encoding glial fibrillary acidic protein isoform X2, which encodes MERRRVTSAARRSYVSSSEIVVGGRRLGPGTRLSLARMPPPLPARVDFSLAGALNSGFKETRASERAEMMELNDRFASYIEKVRFLEQQNKALAAELNQLRAKEPTKLADVYQAELRELRLRLDQLTANSARLEVERDNLAQDLGTLRQKLQDETNQRLEAENNLAAYRQEADEATLARLDLERKIESLEEEIRFLRKIHEEEVRELQEQLAQQQVHVEMDVAKPDLTAALREIRTQYEAVASSNMQEAEEWYRSKFADLNDAAARNAELLRQAKHEANDYRRQLQALTCDLESLRGTNESLERQMREQEERHAREAASYQEALARLEEEGQSLKDEMARHLQEYQDLLNVKLALDIEIATYRKLLEGEENRITIPVQTFSNLQIRETSLDTKSVSEGHLKRNIVVKTVEMRDGEVIKESKQEHKDVM
- the GFAP gene encoding glial fibrillary acidic protein isoform X1; protein product: MERRRVTSAARRSYVSSSEIVVGGRRLGPGTRLSLARMPPPLPARVDFSLAGALNSGFKETRASERAEMMELNDRFASYIEKVRFLEQQNKALAAELNQLRAKEPTKLADVYQAELRELRLRLDQLTANSARLEVERDNLAQDLGTLRQKLQDETNQRLEAENNLAAYRQEADEATLARLDLERKIESLEEEIRFLRKIHEEEVRELQEQLAQQQVHVEMDVAKPDLTAALREIRTQYEAVASSNMQEAEEWYRSKFADLNDAAARNAELLRQAKHEANDYRRQLQALTCDLESLRGTNESLERQMREQEERHAREAASYQEALARLEEEGQSLKDEMARHLQEYQDLLNVKLALDIEIATYRKLLEGEENRITIPVQTFSNLQIRGGKSTKEGESHKVTRHLKSLTIQVIPIQAHQVVDGAPPALETSLDTKSVSEGHLKRNIVVKTVEMRDGEVIKESKQEHKDVM